A stretch of DNA from Melioribacteraceae bacterium 4301-Me:
TTGAGCCTAAATCCGCTGTTACACCTGGACAGTCATTAGTTTTATATGATAACAGCGGTTATTTGTTGGCGGGGGGTACGATAACTTCTGAGAACTAAGAAAAAGACTTTTCTAATTCATCAATATTTACGATATTTGCAGCAAAATTATTGTAATTTATAACTAAAGGAGAAAGGTCTTCGAACAGAAGTATGGTACAAACGGTTCTCTTAATGCTAAGGTTTTACTATTAAATCAAAGTTATGAGCCTCTTACAATTTGCAATGTAAAAAAGGCAATTGTATTAATGGTCCTTGGCAAAGCTGAACTAGTAGCAAATAATGACCACAAAAAAGTTAGATCAGTTAAAGTTTCCTATCCTTGGCCAAGTGTAATTCGACTTAACGAATATGTTAGACTTCCTTTTCAAAAAATAATTCTCACACGAAGAAACATCCTTAAAAGAGATGGTCACAGATGTGCTTATTGCGGAAGGGGCGATTTACCTTTAACTATTGACCATATAATACCAAAATCTAAAGGCGGAGATGAAAGCTGGGAAAATCTTGTTGCAGCTTGTATTGTATGCAACAATAAAAAAGGTGACAGAACACCAGAAGAAGCAAACATGAAACTGTTAATTAAACCTTACACGCCAAATCATATTATGTTTATTAGAAATTATGTTGGAAAAATTGAAGAAACGTGGAAACCATTCCTATTTCACTAATATCATTTGTATACAGTCCTATTTATTATGCAGAAATTACATTACAATGCCACAAAGCAAACTATTTAAGTTACATAAGATAAAAGAAGACTTTTTAACCATTCAGTTCAAAAAAATCCAACAAATCCAAATTTTTCGTTATCTTTGCCTCAATTAAAATTGTCTAACTCTCAAAAATAAAGTGGAAAAATGCCTAAAAAAAGAATTCTTAGCGGAATGCGTCCAACAGGTAAACTTCACCTCGGTAATTATGTCGGTGCTTTAGAAAATTGGATTAAACTTCAAGACGATTATGAAAGTTATTTTTTAATTGCAGATTATCATGTTCTTACAACAGATTTATCAACCGAGAAAATATATAGTAATTCTATCGAAATGTTAATTGACTGGCTATCAGCAGGTTTAGATCCTGTAAAAGCGCCTATGTTTAGGCAATCGCAAATAAAACAGCATACAGAATTATTCTTAATTTTTTCAATGTTAATAACTAAAGCTAGACTTGAAAGAAATCCAACTTTAAAAGAGCAAGTACGCGATTTAAACATAGAAAACATAATTTATGGACATCTTGGCTACCCGGTCTTACAAGCAGTTGACATTCTTCTCTACAAAGGTGAATTAGTTCCTGTAGGAGAAGACCAATTACCTCATATCGAAATTACACGTGAAATTGCAAGAAAATTTAATTCTCAATATTGTCTTAATAATCCAATATTTCCTGAGCCTGAAGGATTAATTACAGAATTTGCTCGATTGCCCGGATTAGATGGTAAGAGAATGAGCAAATCATTGGGTAATACAATTTATCTTTCTGACGGACCTGATGTTGTGAAAAGTAAATTGCGTAAAGCAGTTACAGACCCATTAAAAGTTAGAAAGAACGATCCTGGTAGACCAGAGATTTGTCTTGTGTTTACATATCACAAAAAATTTAATCCTTCAGAAACACCACAAATTGAAAAAGATTGCCGCAGCGGCGTGCTTGGTTGTGTAGATTGCAAATTAAAATGTTCTGAAAAAATTAACTCCATACTTGAACCAATTCTACAAAAAAGAAAGTACTACGAAAGTAATTTAGATGAAGTAAAAAATATTTTACTCGATAGTGAAAAACGAGCCAGAGTAATTGCAACTGAAACAATGGAAGAAGTTCACACACAAATGAAACTAGGCTGAACTATGTATAAAATTCGATTACAGGAATTTGAAGGACCTTTGGATTTATTGCTGTTTTTTATTAAAAGAGATGAACTGAACATTTACGATATTCCTATTTCTAAAATTACTAAAGAGTTTATGGAATATTTACACATGCTGCAAGAATTGGATTTGGAAACTGTAGGTGATTTTATCCTAATGGCTGCTACACTAATGCAAATTAAAGTAAAAATGCTGCTGCCAAGAGAAATTGATGATAAAGGAGAGGAAATTGACCCAAGAGCTGATTTAGTTAGGGCATTGTTAGAATATAAGCGCTATAAAGAAGTTTCAGAAGAAATGAGTTTATTAGAAGCTAATCAAAGAAAAATTGCTTTTAGAGGTAATTTCAATGCTGACTTAAAAGAAAAACCCAGCGATTTGAATGTGCTGCTGAAGAATATAACATTGTATGATCTGATAAAAGCTTATAAACATGCTTTAATGAACATGCCTGAACAAACCGTTCACGAAATTCAAAAGCTTAATGTAACTATAGAAGAACAAATTGAATATATATCGCAAAAAATTAATCAAAGAAATGAGATTACATTTATTGAGCTAATTAAGGATTTTAAAGAAAAAATTCGTGTAATAGTTACCTTTATTGCAATGCTTGAAATGGTTAAAATGGGACAAATTGGACTTCGCGAATCAAACAAGTTTAACGATTTTATTATTTATGGGCTAAACAATGGATAGTATTTATAAGTCAATTATAGAAGCATTGATTTTTGCTTCCGACGAACCAATCGCAGCTAACGATATAATAAAAGTTATTAAAGAAATTGACGGTCAAGATATTGAAATCACAATTGATGATATTGAGGCAACTATTAATGAACTTAATCTAAAATATCAGAATAATGAAAACTCTTTTAATATCCTGAAAATTGCAGAGGGATACGTCTTTGGTACTAAACAAGAATATGCTAAATACTTGGGCTACCTTACCACCGAAAAAAATAAAAGAAGATTAAGTCAAGCTGCTTTAGAAACTTTGGCTATTATAGCGTATAAACAACCTATTACAAAACCTGAAATTGAATCTATCAGAGGTGTTAATTCAGATTACATGATTAATACACTGTTAGAAAAAAATTTAATAACAATAAAAGGCAGGTCAGAAACAGTAGGCAGACCATTGCTTTATGTTACCACAAAAGAATTTTTAAAGTATTTTGGACTCAATACCATTAACGACCTTCCTAAACCGCGCGAAATTGAAGAGATAATGAAAGATGAAGATTTTCTTGAACAAAAAAGAAAAATAATGATGAATGGTATTGAAGAAAGTTTAGAAACTGAAATTGAAGATGAAACAGAATCAGGAAATGAAGATACGCTTGAATAGGTTCCTTTCAGAATGTGGCTTGGGCTCACGCAGAAAAGTTGAGGAATTAATTAAAACAGGACGCATTGAGGTAAACAATAATATTGTGACTGACCTTACTGTAAAAATCAATCCCCAAATTGATAAAGTTAAATATGATGGTGAATTGCTTAGACCGCAAAAAAAAGTATACTACTTATTGAACAAACCAAAAGGATTTGTGACAACGTTGAACGACGAAAAAAAAAGAAAAACTGTAATTGAACTCATTAACACTAATAAACGAATTTTTCCTGTGGGAAGGTTAGATTACAACACCACAGGTGTTTTGCTGCTGACTAACGATGGTCAGTTGACAAATTTTTTATTGCATCCTCGTAATAAAATAGAACGAGAATACGTTGTAGTAATTAATAAACCATTACATGAAAAAGATAGTGCTAGATTACTTAAAGGAATTTTTTTAGACGGGAGAAAAAGTTTTTTTTTAGCTTTAGAGTATATTAAAAAGGGCAATAAAATTTTAAAGGTAACAACTAATGAAGGCAGATATCATTTTGTTAAAAGAATGTTTCAAGCTTTAGGATACAATGTAGTTGAACTAAGAAGAATTAGATTTGGTCCGTTTAATCTAAGCGGTCTTAAAATTGGTGAATATCGAGAAATTTCTGAAACAGAATTAAAAAAACTTGTTAACTATGAGAAGTTTATATAGGACAATTATTACTATAATATTACTGTTTACCTCTGTAGCAGAAGCACAAAAAGATTCATCGATTGTTAGGTCCAAGCAAACTGCAAATGCTTTAATTGAATTAAGAGAGCAGCTCGACGATTTATTTAATGATCCAAATTTTAGCGATGCAAATTGGGGAGTGGTAATTAAATCATTAAAAACCGGTGAAATACTGTACAAAAAGAATCCGGATAAATTATTTTATCCTGCATCAGATATGAAATTGTTCACTACGTCGGCTGCTTTGCTTTTGTTAGGCTCTAATTATAAATACATCACGCAATTATTTACAAATGGTGAATTGAAAGATTCAACATTAAATGGTGATTTAATTTTAGTGGGAAGTGGAGATCCCACAATATCAAACCGTTTTACAGGTGGTTCCAGTACAAAAATTTTTGAGGATTGGGCAGATACTCTCCTGTCAAAAGGTATTAAATATATTAATGGGAACTTAGTTGGCGATAACAGCGCATTTGACAATGTAGGCCTTGGTAAAGGTTGGCCGTGGGATAATCTTTCGGATTGGTTTTCAGCTCCATCTTCAGCAATTAGTTTTAATGACAACACAGTTGAAATTGATGTCTTTCCATCGGAAGTAAATTTCCCTGCTAAAGTTTCAATTGACCCAAATACAAGCTATGTGAAAATTATACCTAAAGTAATAACTGTCGCTGGTAACGATAAAACTAAAATTCAGGTAACAAGACAGCAAGGAACGGGCCTAATTACCGTAGCAGGCAAAATTAATGTTCAAGAAGATAAATATATTTATCATGTTGCAATAGAAGACCCTGTTATGTATACGCTTACTGTACTAAAAGAAACCTTTGAAAAGAAGGGCATTAGTATTAATGGGTATATTACCGATATAAAAAATTTTCATAAACGAATATCCTATGATAATTTGTTGCCGCTTATAAAGCATTTTTCAGTGCCTGTTTATGAAATGATTAAAGAGACAAATAAAAACAGTAATAATTTTTATGCAGAACAATTATTAAAAACAATTGGCTTAGAGCTGTTTAACTACGGTTCAACAGAAAATGGCGTTAAAGCTTGCAATGAATTATTTAAAAATATGGGTATTAATCCGGATAATATGGTTATGGCCGATGGTTCGGGTTTATCAAGACTAAATCTTGTTACTCCTCGACAAATAGTCAATCTACTCAGTTACATGTATAAAACAAATGAATTCGAAAAATTTTATGCTTCATTACCAATAGCCGGTGTTGATGGTACTCTTGTTAACAGAATGAGAAAAACAAATGCTGAAAATAATGTTCGTGCTAAAGGAGGGTATAATATTGCAACCTCGTCGTTATCGGGTTATCTGCGAACTACTGCCGGTGAACCAATTGCTTTTTCAATGATAGTTAATAATTACCTTGTACCTACAACTTTGGCTATTTATGTACAAGACAACGCGTGTCAAAGATTAATTAATTTTAATAGGAATTAACCTCTGGAGGTAAATTGGAAAATACTAACCAAATTCAAGATTTGAACACTCTAATACAGCGCCGTTTAGAAGAGTTAGAACAATTGTATAAACTGGGTATTCAGCCTTATTCTTATAGCTTTGATGTTGACTCTTATTCTTTAACAATCAAAGAGAATTATGATAAATATGAAGGGAAAGATGTTAAAATTGCCGGGAGAATTATGGCTATTAGGCGTATGGGGAAAGCCTCTTTTGCTCATATTCAAGATAAAGAGGGAAGAATTCAAATTTATTTAAAAAAAGATGACTTAGGAGAAAATTACGAAGTATTCAAATTATTGGATATTGGTGATTTCATAGGAATTTCAGGATATGTATTTAAGACAAAAACCGGCGAAATTTCAGTCCACACAAAAAATTTAACAGTCCTTGCAAAATCAATTAGACCAATTCCCATTGCAAAAGAAGCAATTGACGAATCGGGTAATAAAATAATTTATGACCAATTCGCAGATAAAGAACTTCGATATCGTCAGAGATACGTTGATTTAATAGTTAATCCAGATGTAAGAAAAGTTTTTATAACGCGTTCTAAGATTATAAGTCAAATTAGAAAGTTTCTTGATTCGAAAGGATTAATTGAAGTTGAGACGCCAATACTACAACCACTTTATGGCGGTGCTGCTGCTCGTCCTTTTATTACTCATCATAACTCTCTTGATATTGACCTATATTTAAGAATAGCTGATGAATTATACCTAAAAAGACTTATTGTTGGCGGCTTTGATGCTGTTTACGAAATTTCTAAGGATTTTCGTAATGAGGGAATGGACCGTACTCACAACCCAGAATTTACTATGCTGGAATTATACGTCGCCTACAAAGATTACTACTGGATGATGGATTTTGTTGAAGAAATGTTTTTAAATATTTGTACTGATGTTTTTGGTACAACACAATTTGTGATTGAAGACAAAAAGATTGATTTTCGGTCACCGTGGAAAAGAATTTTTATGGTTGATGAAATTCAAAAAGCTACTGGGTTGAACGTAATGGATGCAAGTCAAGAAGTTCTAAAAAATTATTTAAAGGAAAACGGAATTAAATTAGATGGTGGAGAAAATAAAGGTAAGCTGATTGATGAAATTTTTGAATTTGCGGTTCAGCCTCATCTAATTCAGCCAACTTTTGTAATCGATTATCCATTAGAAATTTCACCACTTGCCAAAAAGCACCGTTCTAAAGCTGGCTTGGTTGAAAGATTTGAAGCATTTGTATTGGGCAGAGAGATATGTAATGCTTTTAGCGAACTTAATGATCCAATAGACCAAAAAAATCGTTTTATTGAACAATCAAAATTAAGGGAAGAAGGAGATGAAGAAGCTCATCAAATAGATGAAGATTTTATACGTGCTTTAGAATATGGAATGCCCCCTACAGCAGGTCTTGGCGTTGGAATAGACAGACTTGTAATGCTTCTTACAAATCAGCCTTCAATAAGGGATGTGATTCTATTCCCGCAAATGAAACCAGAAAAGTAGTAACTAAAGAAGCTTTTATGAATTTTAGAGATAAAATTTTTCCTTACATCTTATCAATAATTGTAGGCGTCTACATAGGATATCAGTTGAACTATTTTACCAACAACAAAATTGATAAACAAGCTGAAAAATTCTATGATGTATTAGAATACACTAAAAAATATTATGTTAATTCTATTGATACGAAAGAGCTGGTGGAGGACGCAATTAAAGGGATGTTTGATAAATTAGACCCGCATACAATTTATCTTTCACCTACAGAAGAACGACAATCAGAAGAAGAATTTAAAGGAAATTTTTATGGGATTGGAATTGAATTCCAAATCATTAATGACTCAATTACGGTTGTAACTCCTATAAACGGAGGTCCAAGTGAACAGGTAGGTATTTTACCCGGCGACCGAATTGTAAAAATAAATGACAAAAGTTCAGTTGGACTTAGTAACGAGGAGGTAATTAGAACATTAAGAGGAGAAAAAGGCACCCAGGTAAAATTAACAGTTTACAGACCATACACAAAAAAAATAATTGACTTTAATCTTACTAGAGCCGAAATTGCTATAAATTCTGTTGACTCTGCATTTATGTATGATAACTCCACGGGCTATATTAATCTAATTAGATTTTCCGCAACAACTACCGAAGAAATGGAGAAAGCATTAAAAAGTCTCTCTGAAAAAGGAATGAAAAGATTAATCTTAGACCTTAGAAACAACCCTGGTGGTTATTTAGATCAAGCTTATCAAGTAGCTGATTTTTTTATTGATGATCATAAATTAATAGTATCAACCAAAGGAAGACTTAATGAATTTAATGAAGATTTTATAGCACAAAAATCATATCCTTATGAAAAAATACCCATTGTAGTTCTTGTTAACAAAGGTACAGCATCTGCAAGTGAAATTGTGGCAGGTGCTATTCAAGATTGGGATAGAGGATTGATTGTTGGAGAAACAACGTTTGGCAAGGGGTTAGTACAAAAACCAATTATATTAAATGATAGTTCTGCAATTAGGATTACTGTTGCTAAATACTTTACGCCAAGCGGAAGAGAAATCCAAAGAAATTATGACAATAAAAAACTATATTACAAAGAACCAATAAACAGACCAGAAATAAATAGTGATAATTGGCAACATAACCTTGAAAAAGATTCCAGTAAAAATATTTACAAAACTATAAGTGGGCGACAAATTTTTGGCGGTGGTGGTATTACGCCAGATTATTTAGTTGAACCTACAAAATTTTCTAATTTGGAAACACAAATTAGGCAAGCTAATGCTTTTTATTTGTTTGTTAGAAATTACATGGATAAAAATGGTGCTAAATTAAAAACGGAATACAGCGACTTAAATTTTTTCTTGAAAAAGTTTTACTTTACCGCTGCCGAGCTTAATGAGTTTGTAAAGTATTTAGGCAAATTAAAAATTAAGGTCAACAAACCGCAATTTGAACAAGAAGAAAAACAAATTGGAACTATTCTTAAAGCCTATGTTGCCCGTGAACTCTGGAAAAACTTAGGATGGTATTCAGTTGTTTTGCCTAACGATTTACAATTTGTTAAGGCTTATAGTCTTTTAAATAAAGCTGAGGCTATACTTAAGACAAATCAGAACAATAAATTTTAGTTAACTATAACTCATATGAATGAAGTAAAATTATTTCCTTACAAAAGCATAATGCCTCAAATTCATCCATCTGTTTTTTTAGCGAGTGGCGTAAAGATTATTGGAGATGTAAAAATAGAAGAGAACTCTAGTATTTGGTATAATACTGTTATAAGGGGAGATGTGCATTATATTAAAATTGGGAAAAGTACCAATATACAAGACATGTGCATGCTGCATGTAACCAATGATAAATTTCCATTAATTATAGGAAATAATATTACCGTTGGTCATTCAGTAACACTGCATGGCTGTGTGTTAAACGATAATTGTCTAATAGGAATGGGTTCGGTGGTATTAGATGGTGCAATTGTAGAAAAAAATTCGATTGTGGCTGCTGGTGCAGTGGTTCGTCCAGGTTTTATTGTGCCATCTGGAAAATTAGTTGCCGGTGTTCCTGCAAAAATAGTTAGAGAATTATCACATAGTGAGATAGAAGAAATAATCGCTTCTGCTAAAAGATATGTTGAATATGCAAGTATAACAAAGAATTCACTTTTACATAAAAGCGATAACTGATGAAAATAAAATTTTGGGGTACAAGAGGCTCTATACCAATTCCTGGTATAAATACCTTAGAGTTTGGTGGTAATACTCCATGTGTGCAAATTACAGATGAAAATGGTAAAGCTTTAATATTAGATGCAGGCACAGGTATAAGAGAATTAGGTAAACAAATTATATCACAGAATTCACTGTTCAAAATTAATTTATTGGTTTCACATTCACACTGGGACCATATTCAAGGCTTGCCATTTTTTGAACCATTGTACCATAAAGAATATGAAATCAATATATACTCGTATGCACATCAGGGAATTGAAGGGTTTGAAATATTCGAGGCGCAGTGGCATCCGCTTTTTTTCCCAGTTAAAAAAGATGTTCTTAAAGCTACTATTAAATACAATGCAATTGTGGAGGATATGAAATACAACATCGGCGGATTTTTAGTTTCTACAAAAAAAATGAATCATAGCAAAGGAACTCTCGGCTTTCGGATTCATTCTGTTAAAGATATTGTTTATATGACTGACAACGAGCTGATCTTTGACACTGAGAGTCCGTTCAGTATGAAAAACATTTTTGATAAAAATAAAGAATTAGTAGAGTTTTGCAGAGGCTGCGACTATTTAATTCATGATTCAATGTATTCACTTAAAGATAATATAAGTAAAATAGGATGGGGACATTCAAACAATATTTCGGTGCTTCAGTTTGCTGAAATTGCGGAAGTAAAAAATCTTATTTTATTTCATTATGATCCTGATTATTCCGACAAAGATTTGAATAAATTAATTAATGAATCTAATAATTATATTCGTCATCTAAATTATAAAATTAATTGTGTTGCTAGTAAAGAAGGATTAGAAATTACTTTATAACAAACTTCTGATATTATGATTAAAGGCTTATCTGTTTATGCAGAAAAACAATACAAAATTAACAAATCCAACATCCATCTATTGATAGGTCGATTAAAAATCCATCTTAATTTTTTCATTAGTTATTTATCTATAAATTTTGTAAATAACGAACAAATACTTGCTATCAATAAAAAGTTTTTAGGTCATAATTATTTTACTGATGTTATAACCTTTAATTATTCTAAAGAAAGTAATAATTTTGACGGCGAAATTTTAATAAGTATTGATGAAGCTAAAAAAAATGCTAAAAAATATAAAGTTGACTTAAATGAAGAGATTGCAAGATTAATTATTCACGGAGTTTTACATTTGTTAGGTTTTGACGACCAAAATAGTAAAAAGAGAATCATCATGAAGTCTTATGAAGATAAATTAATAAATATCAATAAAAAATATTTACAAAATTTAATTGAAACAGAATGACATCGAAAATTGTTGAAGTGCTAACAAAAATTTTAGAAGGATTAAATAATAATTACTCTTTGGAAGAGGTGAATAAAATTCTTTTAAAAGAAAAGAAATTTGATCAAAAGACTGTGAGTGTTGCTTTTAGCCTGATATTCGATAAAGTGCTAACAAAAAAGACATTTGAAAATAAAGCAAAAAATAAGAGAAGCGAGGACTTGAGGATATTAAGTGAAGAAGAAAGGGAAATTTTAGGACTCGAAAATTATAATTACTTGCTCCATTTAATAAACGTTGGCTTAATTGATTCTAAAAATGTCGAGACAATTTTAGAGCAAGTAATGATGTTCCCAGAAACACAGATTACTAAAAGTGAGATCAATTGGATAATACTTTTGTCTCTTGTTGACTTTAATTCTGAAATACTACCAGGTAGCAGGGTGCTATTGTATTCTTCCGATACTATTAATTAAAAGGATTGTTTATGAACAAAAATTTGATTTTGGTGGAATCTCCATCTAAAGCTAAGACTATCAACAAATATTTAGGTAAAGACTTTATTGTCGAAGCAACAGTCGGCCATTTAAAGAATCTTCCTAAAACAAAATTAGGTGTGGATATTGAGAATGGGTTTCGTCCATCATTATTGAACATACGGGGCAAAGGAGATATTATAAAAAAAATAAAAGAACTCGCATCTAAATCAAATACTGTATTTATAGCAACTGACCCTGATAGGGAAGGGGAGGCAATAGCTCAAGATATTGCCGATTTAATTAATGGCAAGACAAATGCGAAAATTAAGAGGGTATTATTTAACGAAATAACCAAACATTCCGTTAAAGCTGCTATTGAGAATCCGAAAGAAATTAATATTAATCTTGTTAATTCTCAACGCGCACGACGCGTAATGGACCGTATAATTGGCTATAAAATTAGTCCTTTCCTTTGGAAAGCTGTTGTAGATAGTGGTTCACTCTCGGCCGGTAGAGTGCAATCGGTTGCACTTAGGCTTGTTTGTGAACGCGAAGAGGAGATTGAGAAGTTCGTACCTACCGAATATTGGAATCTTATTGCACAGTTCATGACAGAAGACGGCAAGGAATTCTCCGCTAAACTTTACGAAATGGAGGGTAAGCAGCTTAAAGTTCAGCCGAAACCTGAAATGACCGAAGAAGATTGGAAAGAATTTCTTAAAAATAATTTTGCAATTAACACAGAATCATTAGCTAAAGAGATTGCTACTAAAATAGAATCAAAAAATAAATTTGTTATAAGTGATATAACTAAAAAAGAAAACAAAAGAAATCCTTTCCCACCTTTCATTACAAGTACACTGCAAGTAGAAGCTTCAAGAAAATTAGGTTTTAGACCTAAAAAAACAATGATGTTAGCACAAAATTTGTATGAAGGAATTGAACTTGGTAAAGAAGGGCCCACAGGATTAATTACTTACATGAGAACTGACTCTACTCGATTAAGCGAAGAAATAATTTATGAAGCGAGAAGTTTTATCGAACATAATTTTGGCAAAAATCACCTTCCTGCAAGACCAAGAAACTATGAACAGAAAAATAAAAAACATGTTCAAGATGCTCATGAAGCTATTCGTCCCACATCATTAAAATACACACCTGAATATGTAAAGCCTTTTTTGTCAAACGATCAATACAAATTATATGAACTAATATGGAAACGATTTATTG
This window harbors:
- the topA gene encoding type I DNA topoisomerase codes for the protein MNKNLILVESPSKAKTINKYLGKDFIVEATVGHLKNLPKTKLGVDIENGFRPSLLNIRGKGDIIKKIKELASKSNTVFIATDPDREGEAIAQDIADLINGKTNAKIKRVLFNEITKHSVKAAIENPKEININLVNSQRARRVMDRIIGYKISPFLWKAVVDSGSLSAGRVQSVALRLVCEREEEIEKFVPTEYWNLIAQFMTEDGKEFSAKLYEMEGKQLKVQPKPEMTEEDWKEFLKNNFAINTESLAKEIATKIESKNKFVISDITKKENKRNPFPPFITSTLQVEASRKLGFRPKKTMMLAQNLYEGIELGKEGPTGLITYMRTDSTRLSEEIIYEARSFIEHNFGKNHLPARPRNYEQKNKKHVQDAHEAIRPTSLKYTPEYVKPFLSNDQYKLYELIWKRFIACQMESAVLEVTTVFIKADEFIFRASGTAIQFPGFLAIYDESSEDSNGNNANENGQLPIGLYRNQELQLKELKKIQSFTKPPARYTESSLIKELESKGIGRPSTYALIMSTIIERNYVEQIDKKLIPTKLGKKVNKILVENFPNIIDVDFTAKMEDELDTIADGNMEYERVLRDFYEPFSKTLQEVESKIEKPKCEICGADMEIKIGRYGKFLACTNYPKCKNIKSLKELSENNSEPEFTGEKCPKCGARTVFREGKYGRFIGCERYPECDFTKVITTGIQCPKCKEGELTVKKTKRGKIFYGCNRYPECDYATWKLPKEEVADENNV
- a CDS encoding DUF494 family protein; protein product: MTSKIVEVLTKILEGLNNNYSLEEVNKILLKEKKFDQKTVSVAFSLIFDKVLTKKTFENKAKNKRSEDLRILSEEEREILGLENYNYLLHLINVGLIDSKNVETILEQVMMFPETQITKSEINWIILLSLVDFNSEILPGSRVLLYSSDTIN
- the ybeY gene encoding rRNA maturation RNase YbeY, coding for MIKGLSVYAEKQYKINKSNIHLLIGRLKIHLNFFISYLSINFVNNEQILAINKKFLGHNYFTDVITFNYSKESNNFDGEILISIDEAKKNAKKYKVDLNEEIARLIIHGVLHLLGFDDQNSKKRIIMKSYEDKLININKKYLQNLIETE